The following proteins are encoded in a genomic region of Burkholderia pyrrocinia:
- the aceF gene encoding dihydrolipoyllysine-residue acetyltransferase, with the protein MSQAIEVKVPDIGDYKDVPVIEVLVKAGDTVEPEQSLVTLESDKATMDVPSPAAGTVREVKVKVGDSVSEGSLIILLEGGAAVQVNGAAAPAAAPAAAPAPAAAAPAAAGGTLEVKVPDIGDYKDVPVIEIGVKIGDTVEKEQSLVTLESDKATMDVPSPAAGVVKDIKVKVGDSVSEGTLIVLLEAAGAPAAAPQASAPAPAAAAPAPAPAPAAAPAKAAPAAAAPAAAPSGEYRASHASPSVRKFARELGVEVARVQGSGPKGRITKDDVTGFVKGVMTGQRAAPGAAAAPAGGGELNLLPWPKVDFSKFGPFEAKPLSRIKKISGANLHRNWVMIPHVTNNDEADITDLEALRVQLNKEHEKAGVKFTMLAFVIKAVVAALKKFPTFNASLDGDNLVFKQYFHVGFAADTPNGLVVPVIRDADKKGLVDIAKEMTDLSKAARDGKLKPDQMQGGCFSISSLGGIGGTNFTPIINAPEVAILGLSRGQTKPVWDGKQFVPRLMLPLSLSYDHRVIDGAEAARFNAYLGALLGDFRRIIL; encoded by the coding sequence ATGAGTCAAGCGATCGAAGTGAAGGTGCCGGATATCGGCGATTACAAGGACGTGCCCGTCATCGAGGTGCTCGTGAAGGCGGGCGATACGGTCGAGCCCGAGCAGTCGCTCGTCACGCTCGAGTCCGACAAGGCGACGATGGACGTCCCGAGCCCCGCGGCGGGCACGGTCAGGGAAGTGAAGGTGAAGGTGGGCGATTCCGTGTCGGAAGGCTCGCTGATCATCCTGCTCGAAGGCGGCGCCGCGGTGCAGGTGAACGGCGCGGCTGCGCCGGCGGCGGCTCCGGCGGCAGCGCCGGCACCGGCCGCAGCTGCACCGGCCGCAGCCGGCGGCACGCTCGAAGTGAAGGTGCCCGACATCGGCGACTACAAGGACGTCCCGGTGATCGAGATCGGCGTGAAGATCGGCGACACGGTAGAGAAGGAGCAGTCGCTCGTCACGCTCGAATCGGACAAGGCGACGATGGACGTGCCGAGCCCGGCCGCCGGCGTGGTGAAGGACATCAAGGTGAAGGTGGGCGATTCGGTGTCGGAAGGCACGCTGATCGTGCTGCTCGAAGCCGCAGGCGCACCGGCTGCCGCACCGCAGGCGAGCGCACCGGCTCCGGCTGCTGCGGCGCCGGCTCCGGCTCCGGCACCCGCCGCCGCACCCGCGAAGGCTGCACCGGCTGCCGCCGCGCCGGCCGCTGCGCCGTCGGGCGAATACCGTGCGAGCCACGCGTCGCCGTCGGTGCGCAAGTTCGCGCGCGAACTCGGCGTCGAAGTCGCACGCGTGCAGGGTTCGGGTCCGAAGGGCCGCATCACGAAGGACGACGTCACGGGCTTCGTGAAGGGCGTAATGACGGGCCAGCGCGCAGCGCCGGGCGCGGCAGCCGCGCCGGCAGGCGGCGGCGAGCTGAACCTGCTGCCCTGGCCGAAGGTCGACTTCTCGAAGTTCGGCCCGTTCGAGGCGAAGCCGCTGTCGCGCATCAAGAAGATCTCGGGCGCGAACCTGCATCGCAACTGGGTGATGATCCCGCACGTCACGAACAACGACGAAGCGGACATCACCGATCTCGAGGCACTGCGCGTCCAGCTGAACAAGGAGCACGAGAAGGCGGGCGTGAAGTTCACGATGCTCGCGTTCGTGATCAAGGCGGTCGTCGCCGCGCTGAAGAAATTCCCGACCTTCAACGCGAGCCTCGACGGCGACAACCTCGTGTTCAAGCAGTACTTCCACGTCGGTTTCGCCGCCGATACGCCGAACGGCCTCGTCGTGCCGGTGATTCGCGATGCGGACAAGAAGGGTCTCGTCGATATCGCGAAGGAAATGACCGACCTGTCGAAGGCCGCGCGCGACGGCAAGCTGAAGCCGGACCAGATGCAGGGCGGGTGCTTCTCGATCTCGTCGCTCGGCGGGATCGGCGGGACGAACTTCACGCCGATCATCAACGCGCCGGAAGTGGCGATCCTCGGGTTGTCGCGCGGCCAGACGAAGCCGGTGTGGGACGGCAAGCAGTTCGTGCCGCGCCTGATGCTGCCGCTGTCGCTGTCGTATGACCATCGCGTGATCGATGGCGCGGAAGCCGCACGGTTCAATGCGTATCTCGGCGCGTTGCTTGGCGATTTCCGTCGCATCATTCTTTGA